A stretch of Garra rufa chromosome 11, GarRuf1.0, whole genome shotgun sequence DNA encodes these proteins:
- the opa3 gene encoding optic atrophy 3 protein homolog gives MVVGAFPIAKLLYLGVRQLSKPLANRIKAGARRSEFFKNYICLPPAQAYHWIEMRTKMRIMGFRGSTIKPLNEEAAAELGAELLGEAIIFVIGGGCMILEYSRQAANSRRKEEELTHNINNLQTQLGELALATETLDAQIREVNRLLLSLPAAPSTK, from the exons ATGGTTGTCGGTGCCTTTCCAATTGCAAAGCTGCTCTATCTGGGCGTACGGCAATTGAGCAAACCATTGGCTAACAGGATAAAAGCAGGCGCACGGAGAAGTGAATTCTTTAAGAATTATATATGCCTTCCCCCGGCCCAAG CGTATCACTGGATCGAGATGAGAACAAAGATGAGAATTATGGGTTTCCGTGGCTCCACCATCAAACCTCTGAATGAAGAGGCAGCTGCGGAGCTTGGAGCAGAGCTTCTCGGTGAGGCTATCATTTTCGTCATCGGCGGAGGTTGCATGATCCTTGAGTACAGCCGTCAGGCCGCCAACTCCAGACGCAAGGAAGAGGAGCTCACACATAACATTAACAATCTTCAGACGCAACTAGGAGAGCTTGCACTAGCCACAGAGACACTGGATGCCCAGATCAGAGAGGTTAATAGACTTCTATTGTCCCTCCCAGCGGCTCCAAGTACCAAGTAA